A genomic segment from Oncorhynchus clarkii lewisi isolate Uvic-CL-2024 chromosome 14, UVic_Ocla_1.0, whole genome shotgun sequence encodes:
- the LOC139366096 gene encoding melanin-concentrating hormone receptor 2-like — protein sequence MIMNSSDIFCNYKEVSNFTNNSSCVNTTQSSPSFIDLATFMHIFPSIYGILCTIGVIANGLVIYAVATCKKKMVSDIYVLNLAVADMLFLLVMPFNIHQLVRDRQWVFGNFMCKAVVVVDVSNQFTTVGIVTVLCIDRYIAIVHPTSEKRTIQWTIIINILVWVGSFLLTVPVMIYAMVVRKSDLEICMMFLDGPEDMYWYTLYQSILGFIFPLIIISTFYSLTLYHVFRSIRRVKRKQSVWAKRATKTVVMVIALFLVCWSPYHVIQVINLSNNRPTNTFVYVYNITICLSYSHSCINPLMLLIFAQNYRERLCHRKDLRSSQQNSSKTTVIKTDGSSVSTDPNYRCTVI from the exons ATGATTATGAATAGCTCGGACATATTTTGTAATTACAAAGAAGTAAGTAACTTCACCAACAACTCGTCATGTGTGAACACGACTCAGTCCTCACCCAGCTTCATCGACTTGGCGACTTTTATGCACATATTCCCGTCCATATATGGCATCCTGTGTACAATAGGAGTGATCGCCAACGGCTTGGTGATTTACGCAGTGGCGACATGCAAGAAGAAAATGGTCTCGGACATCTACGTGCTGAACTTGGCCGTCGCAGATATGCTCTTCTTGCTGGTGATGCCCTTCAACATTCACCAGCTGGTCCGGGACAGACAGTGGGTGTTCGGGAACttcatgtgcaaagctgtcgtggTGGTGGATGTTAGCAACCAGTTCACTACCGTGGGGATTGTAACGGTGCTGTGTATTGACAG ATACATTGCCATCGTCCACCCCACCTCAGAGAAGCGGACCATCCAGTggaccatcatcatcaacatcctGGTGTGGGTCGGCAGCTTCCTGCTGACCGTGCCCGTCATGATCTACGCCATGGTGGTGAGGAAGAGCGACCTGGAGATATGCATGATGTTTCTGGACGGGCCTGAGGACATGTACTGGTACACTCTCTACCAGTCCATCTTGGGCTTCATCTTTCCTCTCAtcatcatctccaccttctactCCCTCACCCTTTACCACGTCTTCAGATCCATCCGCCGAGTCAAGCGTAAACAGTCTGTCTGGGCGAAGCGCGCCACCAAGACCGTGGTGATGGTAATTGCTCTCTTCCTGGTGTGCTGGAGCCCGTATCACGTGATCCAGGTGATTAACTTGAGCAACAACAGGCCGACCAACACCTTTGTGTATGTCTACAACATCACGATCTGTCTGAGTTACTCCCACAGCTGCATCAACCCGCTGATGCTGCTCATCTTCGCTCAGAACTACCGCGAACGTCTCTGTCACAGGAAGGATTTGAGGAGTTCGCAGCAGAACTCCTCCAAGACCACTGTGATCAAGACAGACGGCTCCAGCGTGTCCACCGACCCAAACTACCGCTGCACAGTCATCTAA